A window of the Nitrososphaerota archaeon genome harbors these coding sequences:
- a CDS encoding heavy metal translocating P-type ATPase → MFDTAKDPVCGMFVEENPEALKAEVRGTVYYFCSEGCLRTFLRPEIEHRNILLTTIFSFALGVPIFILGMSDVVGLAALNKGNLNLLLFALATPVQFIAGRRFYAGLLHALRAKAANMDTLIAIGTTAAWGYSTIVTFLPQLVPAEARVVYFETSALIIGFILLGRLLESKMRRRASDAIRKLMDLQPKVATLIRGGSLIEVPVEEVKVGDLLLVKPGERIPVVEEGYSSVDEKMVTGESIPVEKEVGDEVIGSTINKSGVLKIRATRVGVDTTLSQIIRLVEEAAAAKAPIERLADRVASYFVPAVISISILSFAAWLILASNFIKAFTSLVAVLIIACPCALGLATPAAIVVGTGKGAEKGILIKGGEHLEKAGRVDTVVFDKTGTLTKGVPAVTDIVAEDDPREVLRLAAVAEKNSEHPIAEAVVKKAEELGLKAVEPSSFEALPGLGVKARLDGTEILVGNRRLLAERGVSVERFREAAEQLSYEGKTVIHVAASGKLIGLIAVADTLKEGAKDAVNGLKALGLKVLMLTGDHRTTAEAVARELGVDEVLAEGRSHGRRWCKRCASLGSIRFGYSDRERHRCCGGGSWHSADQRRSKRCR, encoded by the coding sequence GTGTTTGATACGGCTAAAGACCCTGTTTGTGGTATGTTTGTTGAAGAGAACCCTGAAGCTCTCAAGGCTGAGGTCAGAGGAACAGTATACTACTTCTGCAGCGAGGGATGCTTAAGAACCTTCCTTAGACCAGAAATCGAGCACAGAAACATCTTGCTTACGACAATCTTCAGCTTCGCACTAGGCGTACCTATATTCATCTTAGGTATGAGCGACGTAGTGGGGTTAGCGGCTCTAAACAAAGGGAATCTTAACCTACTCCTCTTCGCATTAGCCACACCCGTCCAATTCATAGCAGGGAGAAGGTTTTACGCTGGCCTCTTACACGCCTTGAGGGCTAAAGCAGCCAACATGGATACACTTATTGCAATAGGTACAACAGCGGCGTGGGGATACAGCACCATCGTAACATTCCTACCCCAGCTGGTGCCTGCAGAAGCCAGAGTCGTCTACTTTGAAACCTCGGCTCTGATAATCGGGTTTATTCTGCTCGGTAGGCTTCTTGAGAGTAAGATGAGGAGGAGGGCTTCAGATGCTATCCGCAAACTGATGGATCTGCAGCCTAAGGTGGCGACCTTAATTAGGGGTGGATCTTTGATTGAGGTTCCTGTTGAAGAGGTTAAGGTGGGCGATCTTCTACTTGTGAAGCCTGGTGAAAGGATACCAGTAGTTGAGGAAGGCTACTCAAGCGTCGATGAAAAGATGGTGACAGGAGAGAGCATACCTGTGGAGAAGGAAGTGGGTGATGAAGTCATAGGCTCAACGATCAACAAAAGCGGCGTGCTGAAGATCAGAGCTACTCGAGTAGGCGTGGACACAACCCTCTCGCAGATAATAAGGTTAGTTGAGGAAGCAGCTGCTGCGAAAGCACCTATAGAGCGTTTAGCAGATCGAGTTGCAAGCTACTTTGTACCCGCTGTGATCTCAATCTCCATTCTTTCATTTGCTGCTTGGCTGATTCTCGCATCCAACTTCATAAAAGCATTCACATCGCTTGTTGCCGTCTTGATCATAGCTTGCCCATGCGCACTCGGATTAGCAACGCCAGCAGCCATCGTAGTCGGGACTGGAAAGGGCGCTGAAAAGGGTATACTGATAAAGGGGGGAGAGCATCTTGAGAAGGCAGGAAGAGTGGACACAGTAGTCTTCGACAAAACCGGAACGCTGACCAAAGGCGTGCCAGCGGTCACAGATATAGTAGCAGAAGATGATCCAAGAGAGGTTCTACGCTTAGCAGCTGTTGCTGAGAAGAACTCAGAACACCCGATAGCAGAGGCGGTAGTAAAGAAGGCGGAAGAGTTAGGCTTGAAGGCGGTTGAGCCGAGTAGTTTTGAAGCGTTACCAGGCTTGGGTGTAAAAGCCCGTCTTGACGGCACTGAAATTCTTGTAGGTAACCGTAGGCTCTTAGCTGAGCGAGGGGTCTCTGTTGAAAGATTTAGAGAAGCTGCTGAGCAGCTATCTTACGAAGGAAAGACCGTGATCCACGTAGCTGCTTCAGGTAAGCTGATCGGCTTGATAGCAGTTGCAGACACTTTAAAGGAGGGTGCCAAGGATGCAGTAAATGGGTTGAAGGCTCTTGGCTTGAAGGTGCTTATGCTCACAGGAGACCATAGAACGACAGCTGAGGCAGTGGCTAGAGAGCTAGGTGTGGATGAGGTTCTGGCTGAGGGTCGTAGCCATGGTAGGCGATGGTGTAAACGATGCGCCAGCCTTGGCTCAATCAGATTCGGGTATAGCGATAGGGAGCGGCACAGATGTTGCGGTGGAGGCAGCTGGCATAGTGCTGATCAAAGACGATCCAAGAGATGTCGCTGA